The DNA sequence CTGCTCCCCGCGCTGGCCGGGGCGTTCGCGGCGGCGGCCGCACAGGGCGACCGGGAGCCGGTGCTCTACGGGCACGCGCCCGTGGAGCCCGAGCTGGCGCGCCTGGCCCGCGCCGGACTGGACGCCGACGGTGTGCCCGACGGACCCGTCGCCGTCACCTCGGGCGCGCTGGACGCCCTGGAACGGGTGCTCGCGGCGCACCTCAGACCGGGGGACGCGGTCGCGGTGGAGGACCCCGGGTGGGGGAGCCTGCTGGACCTGGTCCCGGCGCTGGGCCTGCGGACCGTCCCCGTCGGCGTCGACGACGAGGGGCCGCTCCCCGACGCCGTGCGCGGCGCGCTGGCGGGCGGCGCACGGGCCCTGGTCGTCACCGACCGCGCGCAGAACCCGACGGGCGCAGCGCTGAGCGCCGCCCGCGCGCGTGCCCTGCGGGCGGTGCTCGCGGAGCACCAGGACACCCTGCTGATCGAGGACGACCACGGACACCACATCGTCGACCTCCCGCTGCACCCCCTCGCGGGCACCACCCGCGCCTGGGCCTTCGTCCGCTCGACGGCCAAGGCGTACGGCCCCGATCTGCGGCTCGCGGTGCTCACCGGGGACGCGGTCACCCTCGACCGGGTGCGCGGACGGCAGCGGCTCGGGCCCGGCTGGGTCAGCCGGATCGCGCAGCGCGCGGTGGTCCGGCTGTGGAGCGACGGCGCGGTGGACCCGGCGGCCGTGGCGGCGCGGTACGGGCGGCGCCGGGACGCCCTGGCCGGGGCGCTCGCCCGGCGCGGGATCGAGGCGCGCGGGCGCAGCGGCATGAACGTGTGGGTGCCCGTCCCGGACGAGACCGGCGCCGTCGCCCGGCTGCTGCACGCCGGCTGGGCGGTGGCCCCCGGCGCCCGCTTCCGGATGAGCGCGCCGCCGGGCATCCGTATCACCGTCTCCACGCTCAGCCAGGACGACATCGAACCCCTGGCCGAGGCGATCGCCGCGGCGGCCGGCCCCGCCGGTGCCCCCTCGCGGACCTACGTCTGAACGGTCCGGGCACGCAGGCGGCTACGCCCTCTTCGGCCCGACCTGCGTCAGCGCCGCACCCGCCAGTACGATCACGGCGCCCACCGGCGTCGACCAGGTCAGCGTCTCGCCGAGCAGTGCGACACCGGCCGCGGCGGCGATCACCGGGACGAAGTAAGTGACCATCTGGCCGGTCGTCGGACCGACCTCGGCGACTATGCCGTACTGGACGAGGACGGCCAGTCCGGTGCCCAGCGTGCCCAGCGCGGCGATCGCCAGCAGCGGCCCCACGGCGACGGTGGTCGGCAGGGTGGTGAACAGCGGTGTCACCACGGCCAGTTGGACCGTGGCCAGCAGCAACTGGCCGCCGGTCAGGGACAGGTGGGAGTGGCTGCTGCCCGCCAGGGTGCGGCGGACGTAGATCCAGCCGACGGGATAGCTCAGCGAGGCCAGCAGGGCCAGCGCGGTGCCGCGGGCGTCCAGGCCCTGGAAACCCTGCCAGGCGCCCAGCACGGTCAGCACCCCGAGGAAGCCCACCCCGAGCCCCGCCACCCGCACCCGGGTCGGCCGGTCCTCGGACAGGGCCACCAGCGACAGCGCCATGCCCCACAGCGGCGAGGTCGCGTTGCAGATGCCGGCCAGCGTGGACGGGATGGTCAGCTCCGCGAAGGCGAACAGCGAGAACGGCAGCGCGTTCAGCAGGAATCCGGCGACCGCGAGGTGGCCCCAGGTGCGCGCACCGCGCGGCAGCCCCTCCCGCCGTACCGCCATCGCGACCGCGAGGACGGCGGTGCCGAAGGCCAGCCGGCCGAGCGTGACCTGGAAGGGGGCGTAGCCCTGGGTGCCGACCTTGATGAGGAGGAAACTGAAGCCCCAGATCAGGGACAGGGCGCCGAAGCGCAGACGCCAGTCCAGGCGGGGGCGGGCCCCTCGCGGGGCCGAAGGGGCCGGGCTCGGCGTGGTGGTGGTCGCGGTGACGCTGCTCATGGACGCAACGATGGGGGACAGCCATCTCGTAGCACAATCGAGATTTCGCACGCGGTATCTCGTAGCATCGCTTACATGTTGAACCTGGAGCGCCTGCGCACCCTCGACGCCCTCGCCCGGCACGGCTCGGTCAGCGGGGCGGCCGAGGGTCTGCACATCACGACCTCCGCCGTCTCGCAGCAGATGTCCAAGCTGGAGCGGGAGGTCGGCCAGCGGCTGCTCGCCAAGAACGGGCGCGGTGTCCGGCTCACGGACGCGGGCCGGCTGCTCGCCGAGCACGCCGCGCGCATCCTCTCCCAGGTGGAACTCGCCCAGTCCGATCTGGAGGCGCAGCGGGGCCAGGTCGTCGGGGAGCTGCGCGTCTCGGCGTTCCCCACCGCCGCGCGAGGGCTGTTCCCGGCGGCGCTCGGCGATCTGCGCGCGCGGCATCCCGCGCTGCGCGTGCGCTCCCGCGAACTGGAACCGGAGCAGGGCATCCGGGGGGTGGTGCGCGGGGACCTCGACCTCGCGGTGCTGCTCGACTGGTACAACAAGCCGATGCCGCTGCCCGACGGCCTGGTCAAAGCACCCCTGCTGGACGACCCGGCCGATGTGGCGCTGCCGGCCGGCCACCGGCTCGCCGACCGTGACGAGGTGGACCTCGCCGAGCTGGCCGAGGAGGAGTGGATCACCTGGGGCGAGGGCGAGTTC is a window from the Streptomyces capillispiralis genome containing:
- a CDS encoding LysR family transcriptional regulator; its protein translation is MLNLERLRTLDALARHGSVSGAAEGLHITTSAVSQQMSKLEREVGQRLLAKNGRGVRLTDAGRLLAEHAARILSQVELAQSDLEAQRGQVVGELRVSAFPTAARGLFPAALGDLRARHPALRVRSRELEPEQGIRGVVRGDLDLAVLLDWYNKPMPLPDGLVKAPLLDDPADVALPAGHRLADRDEVDLAELAEEEWITWGEGEFCHEWLMFTLRSKGIEPVVGHRAAESHTQLGLVAAGLGVCVAPLLGRDPLPSGVVTVPLRQRVRRHVFVVWRADADRRPSIRAAVRALRAAGARVGAGAV
- a CDS encoding aminotransferase class I/II-fold pyridoxal phosphate-dependent enzyme, whose translation is MLGEYPISGRRAAEISASVERAVAAGALRPGELLPPLRELAERLGVNPNTVAAAYRTLRERGVIETAGRRGSRVRPKPATTARDLLRVEVPPGVRDLSEGNPDPALLPALAGAFAAAAAQGDREPVLYGHAPVEPELARLARAGLDADGVPDGPVAVTSGALDALERVLAAHLRPGDAVAVEDPGWGSLLDLVPALGLRTVPVGVDDEGPLPDAVRGALAGGARALVVTDRAQNPTGAALSAARARALRAVLAEHQDTLLIEDDHGHHIVDLPLHPLAGTTRAWAFVRSTAKAYGPDLRLAVLTGDAVTLDRVRGRQRLGPGWVSRIAQRAVVRLWSDGAVDPAAVAARYGRRRDALAGALARRGIEARGRSGMNVWVPVPDETGAVARLLHAGWAVAPGARFRMSAPPGIRITVSTLSQDDIEPLAEAIAAAAGPAGAPSRTYV
- a CDS encoding DMT family transporter produces the protein MSSVTATTTTPSPAPSAPRGARPRLDWRLRFGALSLIWGFSFLLIKVGTQGYAPFQVTLGRLAFGTAVLAVAMAVRREGLPRGARTWGHLAVAGFLLNALPFSLFAFAELTIPSTLAGICNATSPLWGMALSLVALSEDRPTRVRVAGLGVGFLGVLTVLGAWQGFQGLDARGTALALLASLSYPVGWIYVRRTLAGSSHSHLSLTGGQLLLATVQLAVVTPLFTTLPTTVAVGPLLAIAALGTLGTGLAVLVQYGIVAEVGPTTGQMVTYFVPVIAAAAGVALLGETLTWSTPVGAVIVLAGAALTQVGPKRA